In Aestuariibaculum lutulentum, one DNA window encodes the following:
- the deoC gene encoding deoxyribose-phosphate aldolase → MNISKHIEYTLLKPTTTEREIIDLCYEAIQNDFYGVCINSSYVALASQLLENSPTKVCSVVGFPFGAMSTEAKVFEAKKAIEDGAEEIEMVINLGFLKSKNYVSVLKDISDVKMAIGNTTLKVILEISELNKNEIIKACEICLDANVDFIKTSSGFSKGGATLTATKIIKKTIKDAAKITASGDIEDLETSMKYLEVGVHRIGFNALLNKKNKKARPIL, encoded by the coding sequence ATGAATATATCTAAGCATATAGAATATACTCTTTTAAAACCTACAACAACAGAACGCGAAATTATCGACCTTTGTTACGAGGCTATTCAAAACGATTTTTACGGCGTTTGCATTAACAGCTCTTACGTAGCTTTAGCAAGTCAACTACTTGAAAACTCTCCTACCAAAGTCTGTTCGGTTGTCGGATTCCCATTTGGCGCTATGTCTACCGAAGCTAAAGTTTTTGAAGCAAAAAAAGCTATTGAGGACGGTGCTGAAGAAATTGAAATGGTTATTAATTTAGGCTTCTTAAAAAGCAAAAATTACGTTTCTGTTTTAAAAGACATCAGCGACGTTAAAATGGCAATTGGAAATACTACACTTAAAGTTATTTTAGAGATTTCAGAATTAAATAAAAATGAAATTATTAAGGCTTGTGAAATCTGTTTAGATGCCAATGTCGATTTCATTAAAACATCCAGTGGGTTTTCAAAAGGTGGCGCCACATTAACCGCAACAAAAATTATTAAGAAAACCATAAAAGATGCTGCAAAAATAACGGCGTCCGGCGATATTGAAGATCTTGAGACCAGCATGAAATATCTGGAAGTAGGTGTGCACCGTATTGGCTTTAACGCACTTCTTAATAAAAAAAACAAAAAAGCAAGACCTATCTTATAG
- the deoC gene encoding deoxyribose-phosphate aldolase: MTHLSSYIDHTLLKPTATEAEIIKLCEEAKKFRFFSVCTNSYFTSLAKEHTKNSNVKVCTVVGFPLGAMSTEAKIYETIQALKDGTDEIDMVINLGLLKAKDYTGVVRDIASVKNRLPNQVLKVIIETCYLTDDEIIKACELTIQAGADFIKTSTGFGPHGATLEHVKLMKSTANGRAKIKASGGIKDFKTAIEYIKLGVDRIGTSAGITIVTGK; the protein is encoded by the coding sequence ATGACACACCTAAGCAGTTATATAGACCACACTCTTTTAAAGCCTACAGCTACCGAAGCTGAGATTATAAAGTTATGTGAAGAAGCAAAGAAATTCAGATTTTTCTCGGTGTGCACCAATAGTTACTTTACTTCATTAGCCAAAGAACACACCAAAAACAGCAATGTAAAGGTTTGTACTGTCGTTGGATTTCCATTAGGTGCCATGAGTACCGAAGCCAAAATTTACGAAACCATACAAGCCCTAAAAGATGGTACCGATGAAATTGACATGGTCATTAATTTAGGTTTACTAAAAGCCAAAGATTATACAGGTGTGGTTAGAGATATTGCTTCGGTTAAAAACCGACTACCAAATCAGGTTTTAAAAGTTATTATTGAAACCTGCTACTTAACTGATGATGAAATCATAAAAGCTTGCGAGCTAACCATTCAAGCAGGTGCCGATTTTATAAAAACCTCTACAGGATTTGGTCCGCATGGCGCAACACTTGAACATGTAAAACTTATGAAATCTACAGCAAACGGTCGTGCAAAAATTAAAGCTTCAGGTGGCATAAAAGATTTTAAAACCGCCATAGAATATATTAAACTTGGAGTCGATCGCATAGGAACATCGGCAGGCATTACCATTGTTACTGGAAAGTAA
- the pxpB gene encoding 5-oxoprolinase subunit PxpB, translating to MKYNLSYKLYGERAVLIEWPQEISENILKDVLSFKLKIEKFNLKQILEVKQSYCSLLVIYDFCVENLKPEISTIKKIYDKKSEAEELSFRQWVVPVCYDDVLGLDLEELSEQKKMSKSEIIQLHSESIYTTYFIGFLPGFLYLGGLNERLNTPRKSTPRLQVEKGAVAIGGNQTGIYPMASPGGWNIIGNTPVSLFDIDKKLPCFVKPGDKIKFKPVSLEEYNGIKALVEAGLYQVESKEVYG from the coding sequence ATGAAGTATAATCTATCGTATAAACTCTATGGTGAACGTGCTGTTCTAATAGAATGGCCACAGGAAATAAGCGAGAATATTTTAAAAGATGTGCTTAGTTTTAAGTTGAAAATTGAAAAATTTAATCTTAAACAAATACTTGAGGTTAAGCAATCATATTGCTCATTATTAGTTATTTATGATTTTTGTGTTGAAAATTTAAAACCTGAAATATCAACTATAAAGAAAATCTATGATAAGAAAAGTGAGGCTGAAGAACTAAGTTTTAGGCAATGGGTAGTTCCTGTGTGTTACGATGATGTTTTAGGGCTGGATTTAGAGGAGTTGTCCGAACAAAAAAAGATGTCTAAATCCGAAATTATTCAGCTGCATTCCGAATCGATTTACACAACTTATTTTATCGGTTTTTTACCTGGATTTTTATATTTAGGAGGCCTGAATGAAAGGCTGAATACGCCTCGAAAATCAACCCCACGATTACAAGTCGAAAAAGGAGCCGTGGCTATTGGAGGAAATCAAACTGGAATTTATCCAATGGCAAGTCCTGGTGGCTGGAATATTATAGGGAACACGCCTGTATCTTTGTTTGATATAGATAAGAAATTACCGTGTTTTGTTAAGCCAGGAGATAAAATAAAATTCAAACCGGTATCTCTTGAAGAGTATAATGGCATAAAGGCATTGGTTGAAGCCGGGTTGTATCAAGTAGAAAGTAAGGAGGTTTATGGTTAA
- a CDS encoding YifB family Mg chelatase-like AAA ATPase: MLKKVFGSAVFGVEATTITVEVNVDSGIGYHLVGLPDNAIKESNYRIAAALQNNGYKIPGKKITINMAPADLRKEGSAYDLTLAIGILAASKQIKAENLEKYLIMGELSLDGSLQPIKGALPIAVKAREEGFKGFILPSQNAKEAAIVDNLEVYGVDNIKQVIDYFDKGEPLEQTIINTRDEFYKNLEFPEFDFSDVKGQEGIKRCMEIAAAGGHNIILIGPPGAGKTMLAKRLPSILPPMTLHEALETTKIHSVVGRVKDSGLMAQRPFRSPHHTISDVALVGGGAFPQPGEISLSHNGVLFLDELPEFKRSVLEVLRQPLEDREVTISRAKFTVTYPSSFMLVASMNPSPGGYFNDPDAPVMSSPAEMQRYLSKISGPLLDRIDIHIEVTPVPFEKLSEDRKSESSVDIRKRVTEARAIQTRRFLESDSVHYNAQMNTKQIRKYCVLDEASKMLLKTAMERLNLSARAYDRILKVARTIADLEASEEVNGSHISEAIQYRSLDREGWLG, encoded by the coding sequence ATGCTGAAAAAAGTATTTGGAAGTGCCGTTTTTGGTGTCGAAGCCACAACAATCACTGTAGAGGTTAATGTTGATTCAGGTATTGGCTATCATTTGGTAGGGTTGCCGGATAATGCAATAAAAGAAAGTAATTATCGCATTGCGGCTGCATTGCAGAATAACGGCTATAAAATTCCCGGAAAGAAAATCACCATCAACATGGCGCCTGCCGATTTACGGAAGGAAGGTAGTGCCTACGATTTAACTTTGGCTATTGGTATTTTAGCAGCATCCAAACAAATTAAAGCAGAAAATTTAGAAAAGTATTTAATTATGGGAGAACTTTCATTAGATGGAAGTTTGCAGCCGATAAAAGGAGCTTTGCCTATTGCTGTTAAAGCGCGCGAAGAAGGTTTTAAAGGTTTTATTCTGCCTAGCCAAAATGCTAAAGAAGCTGCCATAGTTGATAATTTGGAAGTGTATGGGGTAGATAATATCAAACAGGTCATTGATTATTTTGATAAAGGTGAGCCTCTTGAGCAAACCATAATCAATACTAGAGATGAGTTTTATAAAAACTTAGAATTCCCGGAATTCGATTTTAGCGATGTTAAAGGACAGGAAGGGATTAAACGCTGTATGGAAATTGCAGCTGCAGGTGGGCATAATATTATTTTAATTGGTCCGCCAGGAGCAGGAAAAACCATGTTAGCGAAACGTTTACCAAGTATTTTGCCACCTATGACATTGCATGAGGCTTTAGAAACTACAAAAATACATTCGGTTGTTGGTCGTGTAAAAGATAGTGGATTGATGGCGCAGCGTCCGTTTCGAAGTCCGCACCACACGATTAGCGATGTTGCGCTGGTTGGTGGTGGAGCTTTTCCGCAACCGGGAGAAATATCGCTGTCGCATAATGGTGTGTTGTTTTTAGATGAATTACCTGAATTTAAACGCAGTGTTTTAGAGGTGTTACGTCAGCCTCTGGAAGATCGGGAAGTTACAATTTCAAGAGCGAAATTTACGGTAACCTATCCGTCATCGTTTATGTTGGTAGCGAGTATGAATCCAAGTCCGGGCGGATATTTTAACGATCCGGATGCGCCAGTAATGTCAAGTCCGGCTGAAATGCAACGGTATTTAAGTAAAATTTCAGGGCCATTGTTAGATCGTATCGATATTCATATAGAAGTCACGCCGGTACCATTTGAAAAGCTTTCAGAAGATCGAAAAAGTGAATCTTCGGTAGATATCAGGAAACGTGTAACCGAGGCCAGAGCGATTCAAACCAGACGATTTTTAGAATCAGATTCGGTTCATTATAATGCTCAGATGAATACGAAACAAATTCGAAAATATTGTGTGTTGGATGAAGCTTCAAAGATGTTACTCAAAACAGCGATGGAGCGATTAAATTTATCGGCCAGAGCTTATGACAGAATTTTAAAGGTGGCTAGAACAATTGCCGATTTGGAAGCTTCTGAAGAGGTGAACGGATCTCATATAAGTGAAGCTATTCAGTATCGTAGTTTGGACCGGGAAGGTTGGTTAGGGTAA
- a CDS encoding 5-oxoprolinase subunit C family protein — protein sequence MVKVLKPGFYSSIQDFGRFNCQQYGVPYSGVMDRYSAGLANVVLGNASDLAVIEMTMTGVTLQFECNTFICVAGAHMNPKVNDRLVEQNKPIEIHEGDVLSFEKFEKGIRGYLGVLGGFLSKEVLGSRSMYKGITKQNVLLKNDIIEINAKTSFSMNKHSLIKVKDDVFESHFIEVLKGPEFDLLTQEQQEFLTSNIFSVSKNNSRMAYQLEERLENALKPIITSPVLPGTVQLTPSGQLIVLMRDCQTTGGYPRVFQLKESSINILAQKFTGDAIQFRLLEYLK from the coding sequence ATGGTTAAAGTTTTAAAACCTGGTTTTTATAGTAGTATTCAGGACTTTGGAAGATTCAATTGTCAGCAATATGGTGTGCCGTATTCAGGAGTCATGGATCGCTATTCGGCAGGTTTGGCAAATGTGGTTTTAGGAAATGCATCTGACTTAGCGGTTATTGAAATGACCATGACGGGGGTAACGCTTCAGTTTGAATGTAATACGTTTATTTGTGTTGCAGGAGCACATATGAATCCTAAGGTTAATGATAGGCTGGTTGAACAAAATAAACCTATTGAAATACACGAGGGGGATGTGCTTTCTTTTGAGAAATTCGAAAAAGGCATTCGGGGTTATCTTGGTGTTTTAGGTGGATTTCTTTCTAAGGAGGTGCTGGGGAGCCGAAGTATGTATAAAGGGATTACAAAGCAAAATGTTTTATTGAAAAATGATATTATTGAAATTAATGCAAAAACTTCGTTTTCAATGAATAAACACTCCTTAATTAAAGTTAAAGATGATGTTTTTGAAAGTCATTTCATTGAGGTGCTTAAGGGGCCGGAATTTGATTTATTAACCCAGGAACAGCAAGAGTTTTTGACTTCAAATATATTTTCAGTTTCAAAAAATAATAGTCGTATGGCGTATCAGTTAGAAGAGCGCTTAGAGAATGCTTTAAAACCGATTATAACATCTCCTGTATTGCCAGGCACCGTGCAATTGACACCTTCGGGGCAGCTGATTGTTTTAATGCGAGATTGTCAGACTACAGGAGGGTATCCAAGAGTGTTTCAACTAAAAGAATCGTCGATCAATATTTTAGCGCAAAAGTTTACAGGAGATGCGATTCAGTTTCGCTTATTGGAATATTTAAAATAA
- the pxpA gene encoding 5-oxoprolinase subunit PxpA, whose translation MELFHVDINADVGEGIDNEAQLMPFLSSCNIACGGHAGDEVTMSKVVKLAKEHQVKVGAHPSFPDKENFGRQAMDMSCAALFASIKHQIDSLLVVLKEEQVDLHHIKPHGALYNMAAADKKLAEVIIEVVKTYAMPVQLYVPYGSVIADLAVQHNIPIVYEVFADRNYNDDLSLVSRAKKEALIHDIDEMFEHVYRMISMREVKTLDGIKVPIRVDTICVHGDNVEAIKLVENLWKKLEEKGVKVY comes from the coding sequence ATGGAATTATTTCATGTGGATATTAATGCCGATGTGGGTGAGGGCATAGATAATGAGGCGCAGTTAATGCCATTTTTGTCTTCCTGTAACATTGCTTGTGGTGGACATGCAGGAGATGAAGTAACAATGAGCAAGGTCGTGAAATTAGCAAAAGAGCATCAGGTGAAAGTTGGGGCTCATCCTTCATTTCCCGATAAGGAAAATTTTGGTAGGCAAGCTATGGATATGTCATGTGCGGCATTGTTTGCGTCCATAAAGCATCAAATTGATAGTTTGCTTGTTGTTTTAAAAGAAGAGCAGGTAGACTTGCATCACATAAAACCCCATGGAGCGCTTTATAATATGGCTGCGGCCGATAAAAAGTTAGCTGAGGTAATTATTGAGGTTGTGAAAACTTATGCTATGCCAGTTCAGTTGTATGTTCCGTACGGTTCGGTAATAGCAGATTTAGCTGTGCAGCATAATATCCCGATTGTTTATGAAGTGTTCGCAGATAGAAATTATAATGATGATTTGTCTTTAGTTTCCAGGGCGAAAAAGGAAGCTTTAATTCATGATATAGATGAGATGTTTGAGCATGTTTACAGGATGATTTCTATGCGAGAAGTTAAAACTTTAGATGGTATTAAAGTGCCGATTCGGGTAGATACCATTTGTGTGCATGGCGATAATGTTGAAGCCATAAAACTGGTTGAAAATCTTTGGAAAAAGTTGGAAGAAAAAGGAGTGAAAGTTTATTAG
- the clpB gene encoding ATP-dependent chaperone ClpB — protein sequence MNLHNYTIKSQEAIQQAQQIAQGFSNQQIENEHLFKGILEVDENVLPFILKKLNVNISILEQALDKQIESFSKVTGSELMLSREAGKTLNEASIIAKKMKDEYVSIEHLIIAIFKSNSKIAQMLKDQGVTEKALTASIQELRKGENVTSQSQEETYNALNKYAKNLNQLVKDGKLDPVIGRDEEIRRILQILSRRTKNNPILVGEPGTGKTAIAEGLAHRIVDGDIPENLKDKQIFALDMGALIAGAKYKGEFEERLKAVVKEVTTSEGDIVLFIDEIHTLVGAGGGQGAMDAANILKPALARGELRAIGATTLDEYQKYFEKDKALERRFQKVMVDEPDTESAISILRGIKEKYETHHKVRIKDEAIIGAVELSQRYITNRFLPDKAIDLMDEAASKLRMEINSKPEELDVLDRKIMQLEIEIEAIKREKDEAKLKALQADLANIKEQRNEINAKWKSEKEVVDNIQNTKQDIENYKLEAERAERDGDYGKVAELRYGKIKEAQEQLEDYQKQLKAQSENSLIKEEVTYDDIAEVVAKWTGIPVTKMLQSEREKLLKLEDELHKRVVGQEEAIEAVSDAVRRSRAGLQNPKKPIGTFLFLGTTGVGKTELAKALAEYLFDDENAMTRIDMSEYQERHAVSRLVGAPPGYVGYDEGGQLTEAVRRKPYSVVLLDEIEKAHPDTFNILLQVLDEGHLTDNKGRVADFKNTIIIMTSNIGSQIIQDRFEATKDLDSAIESAKVDVLALLKQSVRPEFLNRIDDTIMFTPLSKENIKDIVGLQLKSITKMINKQGITFDATQEAIDYLAEKGYNPEYGARPVKRVIQKEVLNALSKEILAGTVNTDSIILLDAFDDKLVFRNQSDLVSQEV from the coding sequence ATGAACTTACATAATTATACCATTAAATCGCAAGAAGCCATACAACAGGCGCAGCAAATAGCGCAAGGCTTCAGCAATCAACAAATAGAAAACGAACACCTGTTTAAAGGTATTCTTGAGGTTGATGAAAATGTACTCCCATTCATTTTAAAAAAACTGAATGTAAATATTAGCATCTTAGAACAGGCATTAGACAAACAAATTGAAAGTTTCTCTAAAGTTACTGGCAGTGAATTAATGCTATCTCGTGAAGCGGGAAAAACACTCAATGAAGCCTCTATTATTGCTAAAAAGATGAAAGATGAATATGTTTCAATAGAACATTTAATCATCGCTATTTTTAAATCGAATAGTAAAATAGCCCAAATGCTAAAAGACCAAGGCGTTACCGAAAAAGCCTTGACTGCAAGTATTCAGGAATTACGTAAAGGCGAAAATGTAACTTCTCAAAGCCAAGAGGAAACCTATAACGCCTTGAATAAATATGCAAAAAATCTAAATCAGTTAGTTAAAGACGGCAAACTAGATCCGGTTATTGGTCGTGATGAAGAAATTCGTAGAATACTTCAAATTCTGTCACGCCGAACCAAAAACAATCCTATTCTCGTAGGTGAACCCGGAACTGGTAAAACAGCCATTGCCGAAGGTTTAGCACACAGAATTGTGGACGGCGACATTCCTGAAAACCTAAAAGACAAACAAATTTTCGCTCTGGATATGGGTGCTTTAATAGCAGGCGCCAAATACAAAGGCGAATTTGAAGAACGCTTAAAAGCCGTTGTTAAAGAAGTAACAACCAGCGAAGGTGATATTGTATTATTTATCGATGAGATTCACACTCTTGTTGGTGCTGGTGGTGGTCAAGGCGCTATGGATGCCGCAAACATCTTAAAACCAGCCTTAGCACGTGGTGAACTGCGTGCCATAGGTGCCACTACGTTAGACGAGTATCAAAAATACTTTGAAAAAGATAAAGCCTTAGAGCGACGTTTCCAAAAAGTAATGGTTGATGAACCCGATACTGAAAGCGCCATCTCGATTTTACGCGGTATTAAAGAAAAATATGAAACTCACCATAAAGTTCGTATTAAAGACGAAGCCATTATTGGTGCTGTAGAATTATCTCAACGCTACATCACTAATCGATTCTTACCAGACAAAGCTATAGACTTAATGGATGAGGCGGCTTCAAAATTACGTATGGAAATTAACTCGAAACCAGAAGAACTTGATGTTTTAGACAGAAAGATTATGCAATTGGAAATCGAGATTGAAGCTATTAAACGCGAAAAAGACGAAGCTAAATTAAAAGCCTTACAGGCCGATTTAGCCAATATTAAAGAACAACGTAACGAGATTAACGCGAAGTGGAAAAGTGAAAAAGAAGTTGTAGATAATATTCAAAACACAAAACAGGATATTGAAAACTATAAACTGGAAGCCGAACGTGCTGAGCGTGACGGTGACTATGGCAAAGTAGCCGAATTGCGTTATGGTAAAATAAAAGAAGCTCAGGAGCAATTAGAAGACTACCAAAAACAATTGAAAGCACAGTCTGAAAACTCTTTAATTAAAGAAGAAGTTACTTATGATGATATTGCCGAAGTTGTTGCAAAATGGACCGGAATTCCTGTAACCAAAATGCTCCAAAGCGAACGCGAAAAGCTCTTAAAACTTGAAGACGAATTACATAAACGCGTAGTTGGACAAGAAGAAGCCATTGAAGCTGTGAGTGATGCCGTTCGCAGAAGTCGTGCAGGGTTGCAAAATCCTAAAAAGCCAATTGGAACCTTCTTATTTTTAGGAACAACAGGAGTTGGTAAAACCGAATTAGCAAAAGCATTGGCTGAATATCTGTTTGATGACGAAAACGCCATGACACGTATCGATATGAGCGAATATCAGGAACGCCACGCAGTAAGCCGTTTAGTTGGTGCGCCTCCAGGATATGTTGGTTACGACGAAGGTGGTCAGTTAACCGAAGCTGTAAGACGCAAACCGTATTCTGTTGTGTTATTGGATGAAATCGAAAAAGCGCATCCGGACACCTTCAACATCTTATTACAGGTATTGGATGAAGGTCACTTAACAGATAACAAAGGACGTGTAGCTGACTTTAAAAACACTATTATTATTATGACATCAAATATTGGTAGTCAAATAATCCAAGACCGTTTTGAAGCCACTAAAGACCTTGATTCTGCAATTGAATCAGCTAAAGTTGACGTGCTTGCTTTATTAAAACAAAGTGTGAGACCAGAGTTTTTAAACCGTATAGACGACACCATTATGTTTACACCTCTATCTAAGGAAAACATTAAGGATATTGTAGGCTTACAACTAAAGAGCATCACTAAAATGATTAACAAACAAGGCATCACTTTTGATGCCACTCAGGAAGCGATTGATTATTTAGCCGAAAAAGGATACAATCCTGAATATGGCGCCAGACCTGTAAAACGTGTTATTCAAAAAGAAGTTTTAAATGCTTTAAGTAAAGAAATACTCGCAGGAACGGTAAATACCGATAGTATTATTTTATTGGATGCTTTTGATGACAAACTTGTATTTAGAAATCAAAGTGATTTGGTTTCACAAGAAGTCTAA